A genomic region of Kribbella sp. NBC_00382 contains the following coding sequences:
- a CDS encoding HAD family hydrolase — MPLVEIETVLFDADGVIQQPTVDWRGTLSGFVAAESADEFVLDLMVSERPSIAGKGDFREAVAEVLERWSSSASVEDVLQLWHRFEADPVVVGWIQELRAAGIGCHLATNQQSYRRAIMNDERHYGDWFDQSFYSCDLGLAKPDPAYFRAILTAVGKPAATTLFIDDNQPNIDGAREAGLHAELYDLSEGHEVLRALLARYGLTVSLA; from the coding sequence ATGCCGCTTGTGGAGATCGAGACAGTTCTGTTCGACGCCGATGGAGTGATCCAGCAGCCGACCGTGGACTGGCGCGGGACGCTGTCGGGGTTCGTCGCGGCGGAGTCGGCCGACGAGTTCGTGCTCGACCTGATGGTCTCGGAGCGGCCTTCGATCGCCGGCAAGGGCGACTTCCGCGAGGCGGTCGCCGAGGTGCTCGAGCGCTGGTCCTCTTCCGCGTCGGTGGAGGACGTACTGCAGTTGTGGCACCGCTTCGAGGCCGACCCGGTGGTGGTCGGGTGGATCCAGGAGTTGCGGGCGGCTGGGATCGGGTGTCATCTCGCCACCAACCAGCAGTCGTACCGGCGGGCGATCATGAACGACGAGCGGCACTACGGCGACTGGTTCGACCAGAGCTTCTACTCGTGCGACCTCGGCCTGGCCAAGCCGGATCCGGCGTACTTCCGCGCGATCCTGACCGCGGTCGGCAAGCCTGCGGCGACGACGCTGTTCATCGACGACAACCAGCCCAACATCGACGGCGCCCGCGAGGCCGGGTTGCATGCCGAGCTGTACGACCTGTCCGAGGGGCACGAGGTTTTGCGTGCACTGCTCGCGCGCTACGGGCTGACGGTCTCCCTCGCGTGA
- a CDS encoding carbohydrate ABC transporter permease, with translation MAVSNAISTSAVSTKETAPDRPPGKYRRALPQYAAVSPFFILFAVFGAFPILFSIWLSFHSWDGIGQMKWVGLEQYSYLLTDPSFWKSITNTLIIWVISTVPMLLLALVIANALHNATRFRSFYRIAYFVPNITSVVAVTMVFGSVFSNNFGLLNAFLQSVGLQKIEWLSAPWGIKVAIASIVLWRWTGYNAIIFLAGLQAISSDVYEAAKMDGASPRQTFWRITVPLLRPVILFTAVTSTIGGLQIFTESQVLFGSSGAIGGPGDGGLTIVSYLYDSAFGKHQFGYGAAIGWALFILIVLFSIINWRLIGGNDDERITKRAARRIDAKVARDRAQDKELTDAH, from the coding sequence ATGGCTGTCAGCAACGCGATCAGCACCTCAGCGGTGTCCACCAAGGAGACAGCGCCGGACCGGCCGCCGGGCAAGTACCGTCGCGCGCTCCCGCAGTACGCCGCGGTGTCGCCGTTCTTCATCCTGTTCGCGGTCTTCGGCGCGTTCCCGATCCTGTTCTCGATCTGGCTGTCGTTCCACTCCTGGGACGGCATCGGCCAGATGAAATGGGTCGGGCTGGAGCAGTACAGCTATCTGCTCACCGATCCGAGCTTCTGGAAGTCCATCACCAACACCTTGATCATCTGGGTGATCTCGACCGTTCCGATGCTGCTGCTGGCCCTGGTGATCGCGAACGCGTTGCACAACGCGACGCGGTTCCGCAGCTTCTACCGGATCGCGTACTTCGTCCCGAACATCACCTCGGTGGTCGCCGTCACGATGGTCTTCGGCTCCGTCTTCAGCAACAACTTCGGCCTGCTGAACGCCTTCCTGCAGTCGGTCGGGCTGCAGAAGATCGAGTGGCTGAGCGCGCCGTGGGGGATCAAGGTGGCGATCGCGAGCATCGTCTTGTGGCGCTGGACCGGGTACAACGCGATCATCTTCCTGGCCGGTCTGCAGGCGATCTCGTCCGACGTCTACGAGGCGGCCAAGATGGACGGCGCCTCACCGCGGCAGACGTTCTGGCGGATCACCGTGCCGCTGCTGCGTCCGGTCATCCTCTTCACCGCGGTCACCAGCACCATCGGCGGGCTGCAGATCTTCACCGAGTCGCAGGTGCTGTTCGGCAGCAGCGGCGCGATCGGCGGCCCCGGCGACGGCGGTCTGACGATCGTTTCGTACCTGTACGACAGCGCGTTCGGCAAGCACCAGTTCGGCTACGGCGCCGCGATCGGCTGGGCGCTGTTCATCCTGATCGTCTTGTTCTCGATCATCAACTGGCGGCTGATCGGCGGCAACGACGACGAACGGATCACCAAGCGAGCCGCCCGCCGGATCGACGCGAAGGTCGCCCGCGACAGGGCTCAGGACAAGGAGCTGACCGATGCGCACTGA
- a CDS encoding ABC transporter substrate-binding protein, whose product MTVTRRQFLVLGAGAGAAAAGLTGCGSRSSLGAADQLSMWTWVGSVNDSLIGEAEKAIPGAAGKQLSMTRIGGDYKTKVLTALAGKSLVPDIMAINDDVATYFPNADQFHDLNELGADKLKGDFLDWKWKLGITPQGKMMAYPMDTGPTALFYRRDIFEKAGVPTEPADVQAAAPDWDGFIQLGKKVKQAVPGSSITDNITSVFDYAIAQLTKRYMTPDGQYIGDGDHIRQAWDLAVRVVKDGLSANAQSGSTDANAVVTNGQLVAYVGAVWWAQLGPKNAAPKTKGQWRVCATPGGAGNRGGSFLAITKYCKDPAAAFAFISWLESSKNQAEAFKDPVLFPSTPASYTDPRLTAPDPFFGGQRIVDVFADSAKKYPGAYFSPYDSIIRDPIAAELVNVEVGGKSSDQAWKDGQIQVKRELTRAGAI is encoded by the coding sequence ATGACAGTGACACGCAGACAGTTCCTGGTGCTCGGCGCCGGGGCGGGCGCCGCGGCGGCCGGGTTGACCGGTTGTGGATCACGAAGTTCGCTCGGGGCCGCCGACCAGCTGAGCATGTGGACCTGGGTCGGCTCGGTCAACGACTCCCTGATCGGCGAGGCCGAGAAGGCGATCCCCGGCGCGGCGGGCAAGCAGCTCTCGATGACCCGGATCGGCGGCGACTACAAGACCAAGGTGCTGACCGCGCTGGCGGGCAAGTCGCTGGTCCCGGACATCATGGCGATCAACGACGACGTCGCCACCTACTTCCCGAACGCGGACCAGTTCCACGACCTCAACGAGCTCGGCGCGGACAAGCTCAAGGGCGACTTCCTGGACTGGAAGTGGAAGCTCGGCATCACACCGCAGGGCAAGATGATGGCCTACCCGATGGACACCGGCCCGACCGCGCTGTTCTACCGGCGGGACATCTTCGAGAAGGCCGGCGTACCGACCGAGCCCGCTGACGTGCAGGCCGCGGCACCCGACTGGGACGGCTTCATCCAGCTCGGCAAGAAGGTCAAGCAGGCGGTACCGGGGTCGTCGATCACCGACAACATCACCTCGGTCTTCGACTACGCGATCGCCCAGCTCACCAAGCGCTACATGACCCCGGATGGTCAGTACATCGGCGACGGCGATCACATCAGGCAGGCTTGGGACCTGGCGGTCCGGGTGGTCAAGGACGGCTTGTCGGCCAACGCCCAGTCGGGCAGTACCGACGCCAACGCGGTCGTCACCAACGGCCAGCTCGTCGCGTACGTCGGTGCGGTCTGGTGGGCACAGCTCGGTCCCAAGAACGCCGCCCCCAAGACGAAGGGGCAATGGCGGGTGTGTGCGACCCCGGGCGGCGCCGGCAACCGTGGTGGGTCGTTCCTCGCCATCACGAAGTACTGCAAGGATCCCGCGGCCGCGTTCGCCTTCATCAGCTGGCTGGAGTCGTCCAAGAACCAGGCCGAGGCGTTCAAGGACCCAGTACTTTTCCCGTCCACGCCCGCGAGCTACACCGACCCGCGGCTGACCGCGCCCGACCCGTTCTTCGGCGGGCAGCGGATCGTCGACGTCTTCGCCGACTCCGCCAAGAAGTACCCGGGCGCGTACTTCAGCCCGTACGACTCGATCATCCGCGATCCGATCGCGGCCGAACTCGTCAACGTCGAGGTCGGCGGCAAGTCGTCCGACCAGGCCTGGAAAGACGGCCAGATCCAGGTCAAGCGCGAACTCACCAGGGCGGGGGCGATCTGA
- a CDS encoding carbohydrate ABC transporter permease, with amino-acid sequence MRTERIRTVVGHVVLMFGVLVSIFPFYWMLVMASNTTSDIFTYPPKLFVGSHLFENMGHVLDNIDFFGSMLITLIASLGVTVLVLFFDSLAAFAFAKYEFPGRNLLFGLLLATFMIPSQLSLVPQFVTLAEFGWIGSLKALIIPGAANAFGIFWMRQYAKGAIPDELISAAKVDGAGFFRQYLTVGLPVLRPGLAFLGIFTFINVWNDYLWPLIVMTDPNKLTLQVALQQLNGVYGTDYSMVMAGALMSVIPLIGVFLIGGRHFIADIAAGAMKF; translated from the coding sequence ATGCGCACTGAGAGAATCCGTACCGTCGTCGGCCACGTCGTCTTGATGTTCGGCGTGCTGGTCTCGATCTTCCCGTTCTACTGGATGCTCGTGATGGCCTCGAACACCACCTCGGACATCTTCACCTACCCGCCGAAGCTGTTCGTCGGCTCGCACCTGTTCGAGAACATGGGCCACGTGCTCGACAACATCGACTTCTTCGGCTCGATGCTGATCACGCTGATCGCCAGCCTCGGCGTCACCGTGCTGGTGCTGTTCTTCGACTCGCTGGCCGCGTTCGCGTTCGCGAAGTACGAGTTCCCCGGCCGGAACCTGCTCTTCGGGCTGCTGCTCGCGACCTTCATGATCCCGTCCCAGCTGTCGCTGGTGCCGCAGTTCGTGACGCTGGCCGAGTTCGGCTGGATCGGGTCGCTGAAGGCGCTGATCATCCCGGGCGCCGCGAACGCGTTCGGCATCTTCTGGATGCGCCAGTACGCCAAGGGCGCGATCCCCGACGAGCTGATCTCGGCCGCGAAGGTCGACGGCGCCGGCTTCTTCCGGCAGTACCTGACCGTCGGACTGCCGGTCCTGCGGCCCGGCCTGGCCTTCCTCGGAATCTTCACGTTCATCAACGTCTGGAACGATTACCTGTGGCCGTTGATCGTGATGACGGACCCGAACAAGCTCACCCTGCAGGTCGCCTTGCAGCAGCTGAACGGCGTCTATGGCACCGATTACAGCATGGTGATGGCGGGTGCCCTGATGAGTGTGATTCCGTTGATCGGGGTCTTCCTGATCGGAGGCCGCCACTTCATCGCCGACATCGCCGCCGGTGCCATGAAATTCTGA
- a CDS encoding MFS transporter: MAVLARDLALPADRLALLSSAFAVGLLVVAVVGPRVLKVLAIGVVLRVGAVVCAVGGVLIAVAPTYGLAIAGGLGVGLGGALLILIAPLLLSGPTAAAQLTRVNAFASASGILAPLAIGAADKVVSTGRLAMLVAVPPLLVLAVIARPGVTHEQAVVAPQRLERRVLMQVGRGWARVVLAVAVEFCFVIWAVARLLDSGLTIAGAALLGSAFPIGMAVGRAIGPVHVRGWSPIVPGGLLAVAGTLLVSLFGTPAVVTAGLVLAGIGVAPLYPVTLAALVATPGLSSARLAALGASASGVAILLAPAVLAALAGVVDLRTAFLVTLPLLVALFLVSRPLSRGHARETVSP, encoded by the coding sequence GTGGCTGTGCTGGCTCGGGATCTCGCGTTGCCGGCTGATCGGTTGGCGTTGTTGTCTTCGGCGTTTGCGGTGGGGTTGTTGGTGGTGGCGGTGGTGGGGCCGCGGGTGCTCAAAGTCTTGGCGATCGGGGTGGTGTTGCGGGTTGGGGCGGTTGTTTGTGCGGTGGGCGGGGTGCTGATCGCGGTGGCTCCGACGTATGGGCTGGCGATCGCCGGGGGACTGGGGGTTGGGCTGGGTGGGGCGTTGCTGATTTTGATTGCGCCGTTGTTGTTGAGCGGGCCAACGGCGGCGGCTCAGCTGACCCGCGTTAACGCGTTCGCTAGCGCTTCCGGGATTTTGGCTCCGCTGGCTATTGGGGCGGCGGACAAGGTGGTTTCGACTGGGCGGTTGGCGATGCTTGTAGCTGTGCCTCCGCTGCTGGTGCTGGCTGTCATTGCGCGTCCGGGGGTAACTCACGAACAGGCCGTCGTAGCGCCGCAGCGGTTGGAGCGCCGCGTCCTCATGCAGGTCGGGCGCGGGTGGGCTCGGGTGGTACTAGCGGTTGCGGTGGAGTTTTGTTTTGTGATTTGGGCGGTGGCCCGGCTGTTGGACTCGGGGCTGACTATTGCCGGCGCCGCCTTGCTGGGGAGCGCCTTTCCGATCGGTATGGCCGTAGGGCGGGCAATAGGACCGGTACATGTCCGCGGCTGGTCTCCGATCGTGCCGGGTGGACTGCTGGCGGTCGCTGGGACGCTGCTGGTCAGCTTGTTCGGTACTCCGGCAGTGGTCACAGCAGGCCTAGTACTGGCAGGAATCGGCGTCGCACCGCTCTACCCGGTCACCCTGGCCGCACTGGTCGCCACCCCGGGACTCAGCTCGGCCCGGCTCGCAGCACTCGGCGCCTCGGCGTCGGGCGTGGCCATCCTGCTCGCCCCGGCCGTACTGGCCGCACTAGCGGGAGTGGTCGACCTACGGACGGCCTTCCTGGTCACCTTGCCGCTACTGGTCGCGCTCTTCCTCGTCAGCCGCCCCTTGAGCCGCGGTCACGCGAGGGAGACCGTCAGCCCGTAG